ACGAAATTTTGAAAGAAATCAAAGAACTTAGAAAACAGTTACATGATTTAGTTAGAGAAGAGGGAGAAAAATTTGTTGATTCTGAAGTAGTTAAGCTCAGTGAGAAGCTAGATAAAGCTTTGAACTTATATTATAAAAAAGAGTATGGTGATAAATGATTCTGTAGTTAGTATTTGAGGTTAAGCAAATTTTATTAAAACAAGCACATTTTTAGAGTGCTTTTATCTTTTTGAGCAAATTTACCCAAAAAAGACAGACTCAAACTTGTTTTTGAAAGACAAGTTTGAATCTGTCTTTTTTTTATAACTTTTTTATTTTTTAAGTGATTATTTTTTGCATATTTTGTTTTTTCTATAATAAATTTTAATATATCAATTATAGAAAAGGAGGAGAATGGATGGTAGCTAAGCAAAAAAATAAGAAAGGGATAGGAACACGTTTTTTAGACTTCGTAGAAGTTGTAGGTAACAAGCTCCCTCACCCCATGATGTTATTCTTCATACTTGCAGCTCTTGTACTTGTTCTATCTTTGGTTTTAAGTGCAATTAACGTTTCGGTAGAGCACCCTGTTTCTGGTGAAGAAGTTGAGGTAATTAACCTTCTAAACGCCGATGGTATTCGAGATATTTTTACAAAAGCGGTAGATAATTTTGTTAACTTTGCACCTCTAGGAGTTGTGCTAGTAGCAATGTTAGGTGTTGGTGTAGCAGATAAAACTGGCCTTATATCTTCTACTCTGAAAAAGCTTATATTAGGAGCTCCGGATAAACTTGTAACAGTTGTAGTGATATTAGCTGGAATTTTATCTAATGTTGCTGCTGATGCTGGATATGTTGTTGTAATACCTCTTGGTGCTATTGTCTTTGCTGCTAAAGGAAGGCACCCAATAGCTGGGCTTGCTGCTGCCTTTGCTGGTGTTTCTGGGGGCTTCAGTGCTAACTTAGTACCTTCAATGCTTGACCCGATGTTGGCTGGATTTACACAAGATGCTATTTTAAGCTCTGGTTTGGTCGAAGAGTATACGGTTACTGCTACAGCAAACTTATATTTTATGATGGCTTCAACAGTTTTGATTACTATTGTTGGTACTTTAGTAACTGAAAAGATTGTGGAACCTAGACTAGGTAAATATTCAGGAGATCATGAGGAAAAATTCGATCCCCTTACTGAGCAAGAGAATAAAGCATTAAAATCTGCTCTAATTGGATTAGCTATATTTGTTATAGGTTTACTAGTGATGCTAGTTCCACAAAATGGTATTATGCGTGGAGAAGAGGGAGCTATTATTACCGCCATGACACCATTTATGAATTCTATGATACCTTTAATAGCTTTAATGTTTCTACTTCCAGCGCTCTTTTATGGTAGAAAAGCTGGTACAATTAAGAGTAACCATGATGTTGCAAATTATATGGGGCAGTCCATGGCTGATATGGGCGGTTATATCGCACTAGCGTTTGCAGCTTCTCAGTTTGTGGCATACTTTGAATGGAGTCAAATTGGAAGTGTTATTTCTATATCAGGTGCAAACTTCTTACAATGGATAGGACTAGATGCTTGGCCTATCCCGCTGATATTGGCTTTTATACTGGTATGTGCTATTATTAACATCTTTATCGGTAGCGCAACTGCAAAGTGGGGTATTATGGCTCCAGTATTTGTACCGATGTTATATTTACTAGGGACAGATCCAGAAGTTGTGCAGCTAGCATATCGTATTGGTGATTCGACAACCAATATTATTTCTCCATTGCTACCATATTTTGCATTTATAATTGCATTTGCCCAAAAATACGAGAAAAATTTAGGAATTGGAACTCTAGTTTCTACAATGCTTCCATACTCTATTGCATTCACAATTTCTTGGATGATTTTGCTAACAGTGTGGCTGTTACTTGGAATACCGGTAGGATTTTAAGAACAAATTAAAAAAGGTGGGATGAGGTCAAATACCTTATCCCACTTTTTTAGATCTATTTATAGACCTCATATATGGGGTGGTCTCGAAGAGCTTATCATAGGTTAACTGGATGTTTTATTTTTGGATTAATTATAAAATGATCAGATTTGAATCTCTTATACAAAAACGTCATTTAACATTTTTACTAGATATTGGGGGAACTACTTGAAACTATCTATAACAATTTTGTTATATAAGCTGTTATAAATTTGCAATGCCTAGAAGGGCAAGGTGAAAACATAGATGTTTTATCCTATTTTTACCTCGTCCTTTTTCATAGTTAAATTCTTCGTGGCATATTACTTAGCAAAGAGTCAATGGGAGGTAAGACTATGGGCCGCAAAACTATTATAGCTTGCAATATTTTGATACTATTTTTTCTTTATATAATAATTGCTGTTTTTTTTGCCTTTATTTATATATTATTAGATATTGTGGAATTAGGCAAAATAGTTGATCACCATGCTTCTTTATATCATCAACAACAAGCAATTGATCTTTTTACCCGTTCGATATATTTTAGTTTTATCACTCTGTTTGCAGTTGGTTATGGAGATGTATCACCACTGGGTCTAGCAAAGGGAGTTGCCATCGTCCAAGCGCTAGTTGGATATGTGCTTCCTTACGCAATAATATTAAATTACATAGTATTTAAGCCTAAAATTATTAGGTGGCATGTAAAAAAGAAAATTAGGTAAAGGAAGTTGTTTATTAAAGGTCGAATAATTAATGTAAACCTTTATGGGGGTGGATACAATTAATTTAAACTTAGGAGACCTAGATAAACGAAAGGAAGAAATAAGAGAAGAGTATCAAAAAGTAAAGTCAGAAAAGGAAATTCTTTTACTTAAAAGCCTGACAGAGTTCTTAAATTATAAGGCTGAAATGGTTGAGTTAAAAAATAAAACTAACTTTAGTTTTGAAAGGCAAAAAAATTTGGAAAGAGAACTTTTGTTTATGATACTATTTGTGTGTTTATTAGCTATATCTACTGTCAATATCCTTAAATGGGTTATTGTTGGAGTGGGAGTTGTTATGCTCACAGCATCTTGCGTTTTACTGTTTTTAAATCGACAGCAAATGAAAAAGACAAAAGAGGAACAACAGTATATAGAAAAAGTAATAGAAGATGCCAATGCTGTGATAGATGAGTTTCAAGAAGAATTAAGTAATACCGTAAATTATTCTCTGCAAAAAGATGAATAAAATCATCCTAGCACTTAACTATATTATTAAAAACAAGTTGACTTAAAAATAAAGCGGGATATCTATGGTTTTTATCGTAGATATCCCGTTTTACTCATATATTTTAATATAGAAAGCTTTAAAGATTAAAATTAAGTTGTTGCATACAGTAGATTTTATAATTACTTAAAGGGGGTAGAGCATGTGGAAGATAGATTTTGTTTAGCGGCCGAACAGTTAACAAGACATTGTGACATTGAAGAGATTTACTTCGACAATACAGAACAAATAGAACATCTGAGTAGAATTATTGGGCAGGATAGGGCGATAGAGGCGTTAACTTTTGGGCTTAGCATAGAGAGAAAGGGATATAACATTTTCATATCAGGAATTAGTGGCACAGGAAAATCTAGCTATGCTAACTATATAGCTAAATCCTTTGCTGAAAACAGGAAAAAACCTGAGGATTGGCTTTACGTTTTTAACTTTAGTAACCCTGATACTCCTAAGGCTATTAAAACTAGAGGAGGTCAAGGAGAGAACTTTGTTAAAGAGATAGACTATCTAATTAAAAAACTAAAAAAAGAGATACCGAAAGCTTTTCAAAATAATGAATACAAAAACAAAAAAAAAGAAATTTTTAAAGATACTCAACGAAAACAAAAGGTATTTGCCAAAAATTTAAATGAAGTAGCTAGAAAATATGGTTTTATTTTTAAAGATACAGAACAAGGGTTTTGCCATATACCACTTAAGGATGGAAAGCCTATAAGCCAGGAGAATTATAATAATTTATCTCCAGAGGAACTTGAAGAAGTAAAAATTAATTCGCAAAAGTTAGAGATGATAACTGAAGA
This genomic interval from Proteinivorax tanatarense contains the following:
- a CDS encoding aspartyl-phosphate phosphatase Spo0E family protein — protein: METNKSESNCIDVEHNKDEILKEIKELRKQLHDLVREEGEKFVDSEVVKLSEKLDKALNLYYKKEYGDK
- a CDS encoding AbgT family transporter; the protein is MVAKQKNKKGIGTRFLDFVEVVGNKLPHPMMLFFILAALVLVLSLVLSAINVSVEHPVSGEEVEVINLLNADGIRDIFTKAVDNFVNFAPLGVVLVAMLGVGVADKTGLISSTLKKLILGAPDKLVTVVVILAGILSNVAADAGYVVVIPLGAIVFAAKGRHPIAGLAAAFAGVSGGFSANLVPSMLDPMLAGFTQDAILSSGLVEEYTVTATANLYFMMASTVLITIVGTLVTEKIVEPRLGKYSGDHEEKFDPLTEQENKALKSALIGLAIFVIGLLVMLVPQNGIMRGEEGAIITAMTPFMNSMIPLIALMFLLPALFYGRKAGTIKSNHDVANYMGQSMADMGGYIALAFAASQFVAYFEWSQIGSVISISGANFLQWIGLDAWPIPLILAFILVCAIINIFIGSATAKWGIMAPVFVPMLYLLGTDPEVVQLAYRIGDSTTNIISPLLPYFAFIIAFAQKYEKNLGIGTLVSTMLPYSIAFTISWMILLTVWLLLGIPVGF
- a CDS encoding ion channel; the encoded protein is MGRKTIIACNILILFFLYIIIAVFFAFIYILLDIVELGKIVDHHASLYHQQQAIDLFTRSIYFSFITLFAVGYGDVSPLGLAKGVAIVQALVGYVLPYAIILNYIVFKPKIIRWHVKKKIR